A window of the Scleropages formosus chromosome 21, fSclFor1.1, whole genome shotgun sequence genome harbors these coding sequences:
- the tmem177 gene encoding transmembrane protein 177 isoform X1, with the protein MTCRFQKYRTGLPITGCGGLFSVNMLYHVFPEHTYRKVYQAWSEGQPANFSEKLEETFQGVLKDMGIHSPQNYMAFAAFGFHPVGASVPWLPSGVRVGLPANFNSTPDNMVGITNRVVLINGKPVEWESTSGAALKEALMFSPEAQRFALARKVAWLQDSGPLLHATVAPACLAGACAYGVGVKQVFGLYGGSAVLRAVVSLLALALGAVSYVLASGAVSQRLDCRSDWCAASLSQDYAKGGLEFYDKLLSRNRTLRTLMGPKGKQMYAPNGNLFPASLLMLRHAPYTTRRDKITSLLKDGKA; encoded by the exons ATGACATGTCGATTCCAG AAGTACCGGACAGGGCTGCCCATCACCGGGTGCGGAGGTCTCTTCTCTGTCAACATGCTGTACCATGTGTTCCCAGAACACACGTACAGAAAGGTGTACCAGGCCTGGAGTGAGGGCCAGCCGGCGAACTTCTCTGAGAAGCTCGAGGAGACATTCCAGGGTGTTCTAAAGGACATGGGCATCCATTCACCCCAGAACTACATGGCATTTGCAGCCTTTGGCTTCCACCCTGTGGGTGCAAGTGTGCCTTGGCTCCCCTCTGGAGTTCGTGTGGGCCTCCCGGCAAACTTCAACAGCACACCAGACAACATGGTGGGAATCACCAACCGAGTGGTCCTCATCAACGGCAAGCCGGTGGAGTGGGAGAGTACCTCTGGTGCTGCTTTGAAGGAGGCGCTCATGTTCTCGCCAGAGGCCCAGCGTTTCGCCCTGGCCAGGAAGGTGGCATGGCTGCAGGATAGCGGCCCGCTCCTCCACGCCACTGTGGCCCCCGCCTGTCTGGCTGGCGCGTGTGCCTATGGGGTGGGCGTcaagcaagtctttggactctATGGCGGCTCAGCAGTCCTGCGTGCCGTCGTCAGCTTGCTGGCGCTAGCCCTGGGCGCTGTCTCCTATGTCCTTGCATCCGGTGCTGTGAGCCAGCGGCTGGACTGTCGTTCAGACTGGTGTGCTGCCAGCCTTTCACAGGACTATGCCAAGGGAGGCCTGGAGTTTTATGACAAACTTCTGTCCAGAAATAGAACCCTGCGCACCCTGATGGGGCCCAAAGGGAAACAGATGTATGCCCCGAATGGCAACCTATTCCCAGCCAGCTTGCTCATGCTCAGACACGCTCCCTATACCACCAGGAGGGATAAAATCACCAGCCTACTGAAAGATGGCAAAGCCTGA
- the tmem177 gene encoding transmembrane protein 177 isoform X2 produces the protein MFLQKYRTGLPITGCGGLFSVNMLYHVFPEHTYRKVYQAWSEGQPANFSEKLEETFQGVLKDMGIHSPQNYMAFAAFGFHPVGASVPWLPSGVRVGLPANFNSTPDNMVGITNRVVLINGKPVEWESTSGAALKEALMFSPEAQRFALARKVAWLQDSGPLLHATVAPACLAGACAYGVGVKQVFGLYGGSAVLRAVVSLLALALGAVSYVLASGAVSQRLDCRSDWCAASLSQDYAKGGLEFYDKLLSRNRTLRTLMGPKGKQMYAPNGNLFPASLLMLRHAPYTTRRDKITSLLKDGKA, from the coding sequence ATGTTTTTGCAGAAGTACCGGACAGGGCTGCCCATCACCGGGTGCGGAGGTCTCTTCTCTGTCAACATGCTGTACCATGTGTTCCCAGAACACACGTACAGAAAGGTGTACCAGGCCTGGAGTGAGGGCCAGCCGGCGAACTTCTCTGAGAAGCTCGAGGAGACATTCCAGGGTGTTCTAAAGGACATGGGCATCCATTCACCCCAGAACTACATGGCATTTGCAGCCTTTGGCTTCCACCCTGTGGGTGCAAGTGTGCCTTGGCTCCCCTCTGGAGTTCGTGTGGGCCTCCCGGCAAACTTCAACAGCACACCAGACAACATGGTGGGAATCACCAACCGAGTGGTCCTCATCAACGGCAAGCCGGTGGAGTGGGAGAGTACCTCTGGTGCTGCTTTGAAGGAGGCGCTCATGTTCTCGCCAGAGGCCCAGCGTTTCGCCCTGGCCAGGAAGGTGGCATGGCTGCAGGATAGCGGCCCGCTCCTCCACGCCACTGTGGCCCCCGCCTGTCTGGCTGGCGCGTGTGCCTATGGGGTGGGCGTcaagcaagtctttggactctATGGCGGCTCAGCAGTCCTGCGTGCCGTCGTCAGCTTGCTGGCGCTAGCCCTGGGCGCTGTCTCCTATGTCCTTGCATCCGGTGCTGTGAGCCAGCGGCTGGACTGTCGTTCAGACTGGTGTGCTGCCAGCCTTTCACAGGACTATGCCAAGGGAGGCCTGGAGTTTTATGACAAACTTCTGTCCAGAAATAGAACCCTGCGCACCCTGATGGGGCCCAAAGGGAAACAGATGTATGCCCCGAATGGCAACCTATTCCCAGCCAGCTTGCTCATGCTCAGACACGCTCCCTATACCACCAGGAGGGATAAAATCACCAGCCTACTGAAAGATGGCAAAGCCTGA